In the Apis mellifera strain DH4 linkage group LG13, Amel_HAv3.1, whole genome shotgun sequence genome, tacacacacacacacacacacatatatatatatttttaataaattttgtttgattatgttatattatgcttgatcgaaaatttttttagaatcaaataaaaagataattgttCCTATTTTtagcaattatataatatcatatatttaattttatctaaagatcatattataactaaaaaatcgtagaataaaaattatttttgcgtagaataaaatatttttaattacaaatgcaatgaaatatttttttttctgccaCTAGCCATTatcaataagataaatttatttcagttACTTatgatgagaaaaatttatttcgattgatgataacaattatcaatgagaaaaattctattttggtcggatatatttattacatttcgaTCATTCATAACTcataatagttatattattatatattattatattcaattaattataattttatcataattaatatattatttttatttgaatttataatatcattttataaattcattttaataaaaatttcgttgtATTATTGAAGtgtcttattctatttttatctactATAATTTATACTACGTCATTaatgatgattattattattaataatttaaatcaaaaattgccactatttacaatataaaataaaaagttaaaaatttgtctcctatcatatatatatattgtatatacatgattatacattgtataatatatattatatatataatatagattgaatttttaagaatttttatttcaagattaGACACAGAAAATTtgaggaattattatttttttaaattcattttaaattcgagttatttttatttattaatgataattataataaaataacattgcaaatataaaaaatttatatacattattatgtttgttataaaaaagCATTAAAACTTCATTATAAtctctatcatttttttcaaaagtttattattttcgagaaaaacatTGATCCAATGCAGGCGAAACATGAGAGGCTATAAAGCTTTATAAGTTTATCCTCTTTCTCATAAAAACTATTTCTGCCTTACTAAGGTTTATTGCAAGTACTTGAGATCCGTaccattcttttattcttctctcaaaaataaaagaatatctgTTTATTGAAATTGCTGTATCATCCACATAACTTGCATACGAAGCTTCCTATAGTTATCCTTTTCACCAGAATTCAAAATGAGAATAGTCTTTAACATCAAAATGCTAAttctatttgattaaatattgaatcataattatacataatttttcaatacaattaatttcttatttaatatataatactaattcttaataataattaataatccaaaataacaattctttctaattctaataCTTTGTTGATACTTTTATGTCTGTTcattaattatgtttatttaatcttaattatatttattttgttattgtttGTTATTGTTTGTTCAATTACAAACACTAATTCAGTTTATCAATACAACAACTAACTCATATGAAAGCGATCAATAAATTGATTCAACAACCCATTCATGCTGTGACTTACGAACATTCTGACTTCCAACTAAATTCAATACTATTCCAAATCTCCAATGTGCATTTTGTATCCATCGATATCATGAACATCCATACaaaacaaattacaaaatacttatacttttaaaagagattaatgttaacaaaatatgaaatttgaagttaatatattcgtagaatatctttgaaaaattgattttaaaagccaaaaaaaacacaaaagttgatatacaaaaatactgattgagatttatttatgacattataattaataattgattatgaaAGATAAAACGAGACGGAGATAATGAATGAGACTGTAATATGATGGAGATAAAATCAAACTTCCTTTCGTCTAACAAACttcaattgcttataatttaataaataaatttttttatatatcaattttttatatttatttttacttctagaaattgaattttcaaaaattttcaaaaatcgaatatatcaacgtcttattatattaagtaaaaaaattacatatatttatattaatatattttattgtattgatttatttgaaaaatatttaataaaagattgataaaataattttatttttacaattatctttaaattccattcttaatttctaaaaatatcttcttttatgAACAATcagttcaaaaaaattcaatttttatgaactTTCAATatgaaactaaatatatataatatatataatataaaatcattgcgaaaattacttgaaatttttaaatgattgaacattttgaatattcaataaatcttgatttttaaaatttagttgaTAAAGGTAGTATTTTACACAACGGTATTTACACATACATCTATGAACACGAAAGGGGTTGGAACTGCCATGTATGTGCTtgataaatgtgaaatatcGGTAAAGTTCTATATTCTTGTGTGATATCTCTGATCTCTGCAATGCGTTTCATTAAAACTGTAGTTATCGTAACAAAGCAACATTTTAATTGGTTTTATTCTGACAGAGAATTAAATACTAAGaatcaagaaaattaagaaatattatatataaatatgattccttttttttattttattctaaataatgacttttaaatgtattttatacattaatttaattgtaatgtgttttttaattgtaaattaaattataaatttaacatataaaagacaaggaaaaaatattctcatatttattttttcattttacgttTTATATAGTAAACTTTATAtagtagaaaataattaataatattgtataaactagtaaataattattaatgataataataaataaataatatatataatataataaataagtaaatatataataaataattataatatatgtttatttattaatgatgaatatttgataatacacaaataatttatataatcaaatattaaagaaacatAAGAGATTATGTATGTTGTATATTAtctcagaatatatatatgtcacaatattaatattaatataaattattatatataaaagaaaaaaaacaagataacattttccattgaaaaatataataaaaaaaaaatataaaaaattgttattagaaaaatttatatatcacaaatttatatagtatttaatatgatataatcttttcaataatatgataaaaaaaaaaaaattttcaataatatgatatataataattaaaaaaataatttcacgtgCTAATTAGATATGaaacaagatttttaaatataaaatgatgtcCTAAGTTACAACTtgaacttatataatattgtaagatAATATTCTACACAATATACTCTatacattacattaaataattaataatatatattttctttgtcacataatattaaaatattcattaaacaaaaaaattttcagttaaaacattggaaatatattaaaataatgtatcgcaatatataaatttagatgataatatttaaaataaaaaatacaaatatttatatttaattgtattacacatgattaatttgaaatattactttaattaatgattatacttattatatttgaaattttttaatagattaattgatttaatataaatctttaaatattattgcatttcAATTAGTAAATAactatttgtaattttctgtttaaaagaaatccaatattcttaatatgttATCATTAAAAAGCATAAAGACATAATGTgatttgaaaacaatttaaaatacaaacacaatcgatatttttttatattctaatatctcATTctaagcaaaaataaaatttaatttttattgttaaattaataataaaaacaatttaaaaacatcatgtataaaaatattttcaaaacaattttaatgtattattatacgatgatcattaaatgtgatttttatagtctatataacttaaaattaatttattattattgattaatcgaattttacatttatttattatacgtattatatatttttaattattattgtgaaaatttaaaaattaatattttaatagttataaaaataaattatgaaatcttagtttaaatacataaaatgttaTCCAATGACTTGATTCAACCAAGgaaatttttagtatatatacGTTCTATTCGTGTTCTGCGAAGCTTGGATAATATATTACTCCTACATGTATCAACTGAATTACGTACATTCATACTCTTTTTAGTTGAATAGTTCAAATGACGTCTCAGCAAAGATTtgtcaacaatttttcttcactttcCATCGAGAATCCTCTTCAATATAACagagttatataaaaatatattatatttgaattataataaattttaaaataacaaaacaacaaaaagagacttatttttaacaaaataagtgtattaatattgattaatcagTTTTAAttagcaatttttaaatttgatctcaatgtttttaatttattcatttttatttataataaatttgtataaaatttttatttataatttttgtgttaaataatcgaagatattttatagatttgaaaaaagaaattttcaaattacagtaattttttcttatgatgTATGAGAAAAGTACTATACTGTGGTATACTGTGCTAtgttgaatcattttttttttaggatcgttatattctttattttacccCATATTCGTTCGTGCAGAAAGGTTAGCTCACGTTCAAAGcaatcaatttctaattatcaataagaaaacaaaaaatttttttttattcccaattttcatcttatattaatttcaaaaatcatatcttaaattttataatacaatcgaatacagaatacaaaaatacatagatcattctaaaattcttttcttcaatcGAATGAAGAATTACCAAAAGCCGATTCTACTCTATTCCtcctattaatattaaacgtgatttaatttttctccgaTGAAATTCCGCACGAATGACATATATTATTCCTATTGCCGCTACTAAATTACATCATGTGACCAAACTTCTGTCAAATCCAAGCATCGTATCGTGTCATGTAACGTGCCTCTGTCTAATCTAACGGTAACAGTGGAGATAATGTAGCGTCACATATTCTCTTCGTGCAGAAAAATTCCGCAGAGGAGAATTGAGTCACGTTTAGTGCTGGTAAAGATAGCAACGTTTAATCAGGAACGAAAtcgatatttgataaattattaattttctttgttcgCAGAATCGGCGCACATTCTCGAAATGCAATATACTCTGCAGCGATTATCCAACGGGGCATGAATTGAATTATGCTTCGGGTCAAACGCGGCCGAGGCAGAACAGCGTGTTCATTGGTTCCAGTACATCTTTGCTCCCAGGTGGTCAAGGTACACCGCGACGCACGAAAAGCGCGTTCGATCTCCAATTCTTGGTGTTTTCCGAGAATAATACTGTGCCGGATTCCTCCATTGAGTCGGATACGCAAAGAAACTTTAAACAGATCAGTGAATCCACGAAATTGTTGCAACGCGAGCGAAAGGCCAGCATCTGCCAAACATCGGACAGAGCCTCAGATGCTAAGCCCTTGTTCCAGAGGGACAGAGGGATGAGTATCTGTCAGCTCGATAGTTCCCCGAAATCGTGGCAACGAGATCGTGGGATGAGCATCTGCCAATTTGACAGGATGGATGTTCTTGCCAGACCGCTTCAAAGAGATCGCGGAGGAAGTATCTGCCATTTTGACAGAATGGATGTGTTGGCCAGACCGTTGCAGAGAGATCGCATAGGTAGCGCTTATCACTTCGACAGAACAGACGTACTGGCCAGACCTAATTTTTCCCTTGGCAAGTCGTTGCTGAGAGAAAGACGCGTCAGCATGTGTAACTTTCTGGAAAAGGACGAGGAAACCGTGAGAGCTATTCAGATGGAACGGCGTTTGAGCAGCAGTAACATTGAGAAAATCGTAAAGGAAGATGCATCGatcgaggaaggaaggaacgagCAGAAGGGAAGACAGGAGACATTCGCTAAATGCAtgtccaaagaaaaaaaagatacctCTTATCAATTGGATCAACCATGTTGCAGCAAAACGGCCGACGCTATATTTGGATACAAGGCTACTTGTGTGTAGCaacgtaaaattataatatgaattttattatggaagaataatttatataactataattttcaagaaaaaaatatttttgagttATATCGCAAGAACGACATTTTTGACAATGATTTAATACGTATGTAACAAATCAATTATATCTTctgtgaatataaatttcatctcaTGTAGTTTAAAAACAATGggcatttttataaatattttcggtCAACATAAACAAAAATGAGTGATCTTCTATAATGTTGCTAATAATATCTtcattgaaatgataaaatcatataaaatcacGTTGGtgaatgattttcttttttaatatctttatttgttACTatgaattgtaaattatttactatatattttatttatatattgagaatttatttaaaaatatatatttttaaaaataaaataaaacattttctaaaatatcaaatattatgtttcatataaatagAAGATAACTCACATTTATAAGCATACTTAGTTATTTGAATCACAAGGTCGACAGAGACAATATGCTACCTCCTTTATCACTAAATATGGCTCAATTTCacataagaatttttacataaaaagaatatatgacATCACATTATCCTCACTACTACAGAAATATATCACATGATCAAGCTTGTATCAAAACCAAGCATTGCATTATCACGTGACATATCTCTGcctaatttaacaataatgaaaataacatcATATATTCTCTGTATTGGAAGGAAATTGAGCCCCTTCTAATGATAAAGGAAATAGCATATGgtaatgtacatatatgtgATGCTCACGGATAACCACTGATATAACAAgaatcacatatatataatatgcaaatgataatttgaaaaatatagaaaaatttaataaaattcattttaaatagttaacaattatcattatttatcatcaaagaaaaaaaattacatttttacaaattctcatgattttttaatataaaactaattaaattgattatgttTAATAcaatgatttcaaatttaaggTTTCAATTCTATAACAGTTTTAGTATTCACTTGTAACCAAAAATGCCCATAATCCTttgatttaaacaaaaaaatattatattatacatattatgattattattattctgaaaataatgcaaataaattcagtttatttattattatttttaacaaatgatacattcaataaatttttaaaattaagttaatgcattgtttatataaatataaaaatgaaacaacattattaagattttacaaaaatagtaaaaaagaaaatttacataaatttaatttgataaaaaaaataatgattgattgataaattattctagTAAATGATTGAAATGTTCGggcaatagtttaaaaataatttaaataatattttaaattaaaattgtacaaaaaaaaataaattatgataaaaaaaaattatgatgaaaaatatgaattagtaTAAAgttcaaaacaaaaatttagattgaagaaataattttttttcgaataaaacatcttgaattttaattattgaaaagaaatataaagaaatataaagatatattaatagtaaaaagaattatattttttgcgaatgaataatacaattaagataaaaactgaaaacatttcttcaatagtaaataattataaatcacatcacttcctatatattttttttagaaaaaaacattttcctttttctattatttttgaaatagaaattaaatgaaacaaaaattaagtGTTAATTAACAatgtcaataaaatatatttataaaaatgaatttttcaataaattcaagaaataattaatagtaattaatgaacaaaatataagaaaaacaaataatttttatgagttttataaattttttcaaaataacaaaTGTACACGTATGTTATAAACGTACATATAAGtacataatgttataatattttttgatatatttgtatttatgtaaaaattattttataatttcatataataatataatgtgtataactatttattaatcattatgtataactatttattaatcattattcatCGTAAATTGAATGttgcaattaattattgatttaacaaattcgtaattttgattatataatttttttatcctgaTGTGATATAGGCCTCTCGATAAGATCTCCTACAGAAAAATCGTAgaagatttttaatgaaaaaaaagagagaaacaaatCTTCCCTGCATTATATACAAGATTAAATCCTTAGAaagtataatatcaaaatagatCTTTtcgcaaattaaaatttttattttattatagagaaCGTAAATGGGTACAACTATGTTATTAAGCtggtttatataaaataatgaattagataagaaattaaaataatatctaaccacgaatattaatctaaattgaatcagacaattttgaatttatttacgtaagaaatgagaaattaatgattcaaaagtgttattttgtttttattatttattatattatttttattatttttattctatttttttaatgataataataattaaaatcaaattataaatattgatttaatacaaCTTATTGATATATGGTATCATATTATGtttcattgaattaaattttgccgAATTTGCGCGGGAGAATACCACATCATATTAATTGTTACATTAGATAAAAGCATGTGATCAAATTTCTGTCAATGACAAATGTCGCATGATATCATGCGATGTATCTTTGTCtcaagtttattttaaatatagatattattatatttaatttccgattgaataatattgtattatttgtataaaatttaattttatatacgaaaataatgaaatatatataaataaaaaatagaattttttcactGTGCAattgattttcgaaaaaataaaaattgaaaatttgaaaatgaaataagtgGATACATGATCACATTTGATCACATctcttatattttgattttctcaaagacaatttaagaaaatttaagaaaaaaatattctatactttcttttttatgcaattattagaatatttctactaataatttacatatattcagTCAAAACACATCATTTGTTGTATctgacaaattttcaaactcgattttcttgaaaatgaagcttcaaatgaatattcaaattcaaatgaataaatcaaaaaataaagatttttttttttttttttacattatcgaATCATCAATTACTATCCAatatattctacaattttttcttaaatttcagaTTAGTAAAAaactgtaattaattaataattttcatcaacaaacaaaattttgcctgatataaatcatatttgatgtatattatattatttttatttgttatctatttatatctgTTCTATAAAATGCAGTATATAGgctatttatattactataataaattaatataataaataataaaatttttttcataaattaaaaaaagtcaatatttttcaagattttggatttagattataattttaaaaacgaaacttcgtataaatattaattcaaaaatgtcTGATTCAAtacaaaatagttttataaaaaaatatattttatgaaatattatacttaactCTTTCGgtcatatatcatattttgtgattgtgcaaaaaaattatctcaataaatttacacaaaaaattatttgaaattgtatagTGCCATGTactgaattttgaaaaacatgCGCATTGTcagtgaaaaatgaaaatttcatatccTTTTCACAATTAAaccaaatattttctaatgcaAATACCGAAAGAGTTAAACCAGACCAGTGATAACATTATAAGAagttaatagataaatttgtaaaaaaagatgCGAACTATTTTTTCAGGAATTACAATTCttagaaaattcttataagaatagacaagaaatatatatttacattaacacATAATTATAGTTTTGAAGACTATTTAGATATAAAGAGTGTTCTATCAAAAACGACGTTGaaatcaatagaaaaaaaataataattacattacaaatatttaaaaaaaaaaaagtttaacgggtcagttattttattattttataaattgttttcaaaatgCTTATGTTACatgcatttaaaattacatcgtatataataaattacgcaGAAAAACCATTGCAATTTGTATGCTAATTGCAAAGAAATATCTGCATctttagtatttttaaatacaaaataagatataagaaaataattagttataattcatattatcaatttaatagactgaaattttcatttatttttcaaacttttattcATTCCAATCAttgtctatttaaaaaattttttttattatcattttcattttaaaaaatgaaaaatttaaaaaatcaatgaaaactttttaatttattaatatagcaAATCTATGTAAATGATAGaacatatcaaataaaattgataataatgcatttctattattaattttaaaaattcatataaaaaataatttatcaataagatatataggatattaatatattcgtgaaataatctttaaagaattgattttaaattttaaacaaaaattgatatataaaaatgtagatTGAATcttacttattaaataataattttaagtttctattagatgaaataaagattaaaaatatctcattcTATCTCTGTTCCTCTTCatccaatataaatttcaattattcttaatttaataaatcttaattgatatttttgtatactaacttttatatttattttgatctttagaatccattcttcaaaaatattccacgaatatcttaattaatatcttaattaatatcttctatAAATGTATCAAGAAAATAGATGGTCAAAATGTAGATTCTTTGAATtgcatagaattattttaataaaaattatattaatcaatggGTTCGAAGAAGACTAATTatctgatttataaattttcctgaaaatatacattattaataaattgtatattatgtattgttacgtaaatattatagatataagtattccaataacattattaaaaacgtttaaaaatcgaatttattattgaatgtgaaaaatttttaataagaaatttttgaataccttctttttttaaaatatcattatgagGAATTTATCTATTGCAGAATCATTTTCAAcatcaatttttgtaaattttaaatatttataaaaaaatttttacgaacaTATTacga is a window encoding:
- the LOC727444 gene encoding uncharacterized protein LOC727444, yielding MILVGSMPSELNVTGKINSTYPDGAVIVRAEEALIVILVLLLWAAAIALFFNRWGKIRMLEPYQPKFQQQHRSSCTTIEQNQLQNRRTFSKCNILCSDYPTGHELNYASGQTRPRQNSVFIGSSTSLLPGGQGTPRRTKSAFDLQFLVFSENNTVPDSSIESDTQRNFKQISESTKLLQRERKASICQTSDRASDAKPLFQRDRGMSICQLDSSPKSWQRDRGMSICQFDRMDVLARPLQRDRGGSICHFDRMDVLARPLQRDRIGSAYHFDRTDVLARPNFSLGKSLLRERRVSMCNFLEKDEETVRAIQMERRLSSSNIEKIVKEDASIEEGRNEQKGRQETFAKCMSKEKKDTSYQLDQPCCSKTADAIFGYKATCV